The Deinococcus sonorensis KR-87 genome includes a window with the following:
- a CDS encoding shikimate dehydrogenase — translation MSVAHDTPLALFGYPPQVGRSLRDLGLTAVTVPPGPLPDVLEACATLRYSGALVHPTLQAELLGHAEPDSAARRAGLADALAFAGGVQATYTLPDALLDALEQSGYPVRGARALLLGVGADLQVGVTLTRLGLSSVTLAASTRPLAEQLGREVPAGLLLGAVSRSDPALPGLAERADLIVLTAGSVPAGLLQPFHAVLDLTGRAGAAARQAGATLVPLAALPVLRLARRLLHATGVRFVPDALEPLTTLLD, via the coding sequence GTGAGTGTGGCCCATGACACGCCGCTCGCGCTGTTCGGGTACCCGCCGCAGGTGGGACGGAGCCTGAGGGACCTGGGCCTCACGGCCGTCACGGTGCCGCCCGGTCCGCTGCCGGACGTGCTAGAGGCGTGCGCCACCCTGCGCTACAGCGGAGCGCTGGTGCATCCGACCCTGCAGGCGGAGTTGCTGGGCCATGCAGAGCCGGACAGCGCGGCGCGCCGGGCCGGCCTCGCCGACGCGCTGGCCTTCGCCGGGGGCGTTCAGGCTACCTACACCCTGCCGGACGCGCTGCTGGACGCGCTGGAGCAGAGCGGCTACCCGGTGCGCGGCGCCAGGGCGCTGCTGCTGGGCGTGGGCGCCGATCTGCAGGTGGGCGTGACGCTGACCCGGCTGGGCCTCAGCAGCGTCACGCTGGCGGCCAGCACGCGGCCGCTGGCCGAACAGCTGGGCCGCGAGGTCCCAGCCGGCCTGCTGCTGGGCGCGGTGTCGCGCTCGGACCCGGCGCTGCCCGGCCTGGCGGAACGCGCCGATCTGATCGTGCTGACCGCCGGCAGCGTGCCGGCAGGTCTGCTGCAACCGTTTCATGCGGTGCTGGACCTCACCGGGCGGGCAGGGGCGGCCGCTCGGCAGGCGGGCGCCACCCTGGTCCCGCTGGCCGCGTTGCCGGTTCTGCGACTGGCCCGGCGGCTGCTGCATGCCACCGGCGTGCGCTTCGTGCCGGACGCGCTGGAGCCACTGACGACGCTGCTGGATTGA
- a CDS encoding type II secretion system F family protein produces the protein MAVFEYRVRDRSGKIMSSQLEADSLAAVRDNLRSKGLMIVEIKAAKTGLNADIKIPFLSDRPPGLKQVAIFSKQMATLINAGVPLVQSLSIMQRQLEDKSFQTVLKAVRTDVESGTPLSEAIAKHPKVFSRLYINLIRAGETSGTLDAIMERISDFQEKELALKGKLKSALTYPVIVLVFAVAITYFLLTTIVPQFGGILTQLGAPLPLITRGLMATADFLQHKSWVIVLVVAAVVVAYRQYYKTPKGRLIIDTLKLRLPVMGALLKRSAIASFTRTFGLLLASGVNIIESLEITKGTADNAVIENAIENARNVVMVGEQMSGSLAASNIFPPMVVSMVSIGEETGGLDTMLGKVADFYEREVDEAVEGLTAAIEPVMIVFLGAIVGLIVAGMFLPMFAIIGQLSK, from the coding sequence ATGGCCGTGTTTGAATATCGCGTTCGGGACCGCAGCGGGAAAATCATGAGCTCGCAGCTGGAGGCCGACAGTCTGGCTGCGGTGCGCGACAACCTGCGCTCCAAGGGCCTGATGATCGTCGAGATCAAGGCGGCCAAGACCGGCCTGAATGCCGACATCAAGATTCCGTTCCTCTCGGACCGCCCGCCGGGCCTCAAGCAGGTGGCGATCTTCTCGAAGCAGATGGCCACCCTGATCAACGCGGGTGTGCCGCTGGTCCAGTCGCTGTCCATCATGCAGCGCCAGCTGGAGGACAAGAGCTTCCAGACGGTGCTCAAGGCTGTCCGCACTGACGTGGAGTCCGGCACGCCGCTGTCGGAGGCCATCGCCAAGCACCCCAAGGTGTTCTCCCGGCTGTACATCAACCTGATCCGTGCCGGCGAGACCTCCGGCACGCTTGACGCGATCATGGAACGCATTAGCGATTTCCAGGAGAAGGAACTGGCGCTCAAGGGCAAGCTCAAGAGCGCCCTGACCTACCCGGTCATCGTGCTGGTGTTCGCTGTCGCCATCACCTACTTCCTGCTCACCACCATCGTGCCGCAGTTCGGCGGCATCCTGACCCAGCTGGGCGCGCCGCTGCCGTTGATCACGCGCGGCCTGATGGCCACCGCCGACTTCCTGCAGCACAAGAGCTGGGTCATCGTGCTGGTGGTGGCGGCCGTGGTAGTGGCCTACCGGCAGTACTACAAGACCCCCAAGGGCCGCCTGATCATCGACACCCTCAAGCTGCGGCTGCCGGTGATGGGCGCGCTGCTCAAGCGCAGCGCCATCGCGTCGTTCACCCGCACCTTCGGCCTGCTGCTCGCCAGCGGCGTGAACATCATCGAGAGCCTGGAAATCACCAAGGGCACTGCCGACAACGCCGTGATCGAAAACGCCATTGAGAATGCCCGCAACGTGGTGATGGTGGGCGAGCAGATGAGCGGATCGCTGGCCGCCAGCAACATCTTCCCGCCGATGGTGGTCTCCATGGTCTCGATCGGTGAGGAAACCGGTGGCCTGGACACCATGCTCGGCAAGGTCGCCGACTTCTACGAGCGCGAGGTGGACGAAGCCGTCGAGGGCCTCACGGCCGCCATTGAGCCGGTAATGATCGTGTTCCTGGGCGCCATCGTGGGCCTGATCGTGGCGGGCATGTTCCTGCCGATGTTCGCGATCATCGGTCAGCTCAGCAAGTAA
- a CDS encoding L-threonylcarbamoyladenylate synthase has protein sequence MIQIQTSAQDALTAALQALQAGQVVGYPSETVWGLAVLPGHPEALERLYQRKGRDPLKPVQLSCQDAELAREWVAPDQPLFERLTAWWPGPLTLLARARPGCPPDLAPDGVVGLRVPDHPLAQALLQAAGGVLVTTSLNPSGAPPAVRAAQAQQYGLADLLFGIEDDVGTVAGLASTVIDTRSGVVVRRGSLLPPLPELR, from the coding sequence ATGATCCAGATCCAAACTTCAGCCCAGGATGCCCTGACGGCGGCGCTGCAGGCACTTCAGGCCGGCCAGGTGGTCGGCTACCCGTCCGAGACCGTCTGGGGCCTGGCGGTGTTGCCGGGTCATCCGGAGGCGCTGGAACGCCTGTACCAGCGCAAAGGCCGCGACCCGCTCAAGCCGGTGCAGCTGTCGTGTCAGGACGCGGAGCTGGCCCGCGAGTGGGTGGCGCCGGACCAGCCGCTGTTTGAGCGGCTGACGGCGTGGTGGCCGGGACCGTTGACGCTGCTGGCCCGTGCGCGGCCCGGCTGCCCGCCGGACCTGGCCCCGGACGGCGTGGTTGGCCTGCGGGTGCCGGACCATCCGCTGGCCCAGGCATTGCTGCAGGCCGCGGGCGGGGTGCTGGTCACCACCAGTCTGAATCCCAGTGGCGCACCTCCCGCTGTGAGGGCGGCTCAGGCGCAGCAGTACGGGCTGGCGGACCTGCTGTTTGGCATTGAAGATGACGTGGGAACGGTCGCCGGCCTGGCCAGCACCGTCATCGACACCCGCAGCGGGGTGGTGGTGCGGCGCGGGTCGCTGCTGCCGCCACTGCCGGAGCTGCGCTGA
- the scpB gene encoding SMC-Scp complex subunit ScpB: MPAATAVTPEQRARHELLGAALLAAGRPLTVAELAELLGVDAEATAALVQGYDTALQQVGAGFRVEAVAGGFRLVVPSALAQQLAPILAPRPLPALSGAALEVLAVIAYRQPVTRAEIEAMRGGSASTVLTLQERELVKVVGRSEAVGQPLLYGTTERFLMEFGLLSLQDLPTLDSQDFSHLLRG; encoded by the coding sequence ATGCCGGCGGCCACAGCGGTCACGCCCGAGCAGCGAGCGCGCCACGAACTGCTGGGTGCGGCGCTGCTGGCGGCGGGCCGACCGTTGACCGTGGCCGAACTAGCGGAGCTGCTCGGAGTGGACGCGGAAGCGACCGCCGCGCTGGTGCAGGGCTATGACACGGCCCTGCAGCAGGTCGGGGCTGGATTCCGGGTCGAGGCGGTGGCGGGCGGCTTCCGGCTGGTGGTGCCGTCCGCGCTGGCCCAGCAGCTGGCCCCGATCCTGGCCCCCCGGCCGCTGCCGGCCCTGTCGGGGGCGGCGCTGGAGGTGCTGGCGGTGATCGCTTACCGCCAGCCGGTCACGCGCGCAGAGATCGAGGCGATGCGCGGCGGCAGCGCCAGCACCGTGCTGACGCTGCAGGAGCGCGAACTGGTCAAGGTGGTGGGCCGCTCCGAGGCGGTGGGCCAGCCGCTGCTGTACGGCACCACCGAGCGCTTCCTGATGGAATTCGGGTTGCTCAGCCTGCAGGACCTGCCCACGCTGGACAGTCAGGACTTCAGCCACCTGCTGCGCGGGTAG
- a CDS encoding DUF4388 domain-containing protein translates to MTKTTATLETFDFLELLVMLAEGRRTGVLRVFREHEFQAWLRDGRIMHLQFGELVGVPALVALLSDPRGHFNFDENLLHPAPLMDHQMEDVALEALASLPVPDLVLQGPARIAAPERVARMSWSLREENVLREVAAGTPLSQLSQDPQARQLLGRLARLGLLVARRSRVARLTVAMTHEVQGVGVVNESILRRWREDVGKHVSHVAVRDTVGEVHSVPVVGSASAAALLLLPPELMLRTQMHAGDAVLVRPL, encoded by the coding sequence ATGACCAAGACCACCGCGACCCTTGAAACCTTTGACTTTCTGGAACTGCTCGTCATGCTGGCCGAGGGCCGCCGGACCGGCGTCCTGCGGGTCTTCCGCGAACACGAATTCCAGGCCTGGCTGCGTGACGGGCGCATCATGCACCTGCAGTTCGGGGAGCTGGTGGGCGTGCCGGCGCTGGTGGCGCTGTTGAGCGACCCGCGCGGGCACTTCAACTTTGACGAGAATCTGTTGCATCCGGCCCCGCTGATGGACCACCAGATGGAGGACGTGGCGCTGGAGGCCCTGGCCAGCCTGCCGGTCCCGGACCTGGTGCTGCAGGGCCCGGCCCGCATCGCCGCGCCGGAACGGGTGGCCCGCATGTCGTGGTCGCTGCGCGAGGAGAACGTGCTGCGCGAGGTCGCGGCCGGCACACCGCTGTCGCAGCTGAGCCAGGACCCGCAGGCGCGCCAGCTGCTGGGCCGGCTGGCGCGCCTGGGCCTGCTGGTGGCGCGCCGCTCCCGGGTGGCGCGGCTCACGGTGGCCATGACCCACGAGGTTCAGGGTGTGGGCGTCGTCAACGAAAGCATCCTGCGCCGCTGGCGGGAGGATGTCGGCAAGCACGTCTCGCACGTGGCGGTCCGCGACACGGTGGGCGAGGTGCACAGCGTGCCGGTGGTGGGCAGTGCCAGCGCTGCCGCCCTGCTGCTGCTGCCGCCGGAGCTGATGCTGAGGACCCAGATGCATGCCGGAGACGCGGTGCTGGTGCGTCCGCTGTAG
- a CDS encoding Gfo/Idh/MocA family protein, with product MAFTWGILGAARIARALIPAIREAGGEVVMVGCRDQARGEAFAREWDIPQVGRYEDLQHADLDAVYNPLPNDLHLPWSRRMLEAGRHVLTEKPMTLNATEAAELARVAGEQGRVLLEALAYRFAPGAQELVRLVRAGELGEIRQAQGAYGFTLSNPQDFRWHPEQGGGALYDVGVYVLSLMRLLLGEPQAASARAHWSEGGIDLTLSGVLDYGEHGPLASLSCGFEWKHHQSLQLIGSEGTLQMDSPYDNHPKLSRMTVNGEERTIPGANGYALMVQHFQRVAAGEEPALYPPQQDAVAQAQALDALLASAHQGRRVPVGEG from the coding sequence ATGGCATTCACCTGGGGCATTCTGGGCGCGGCGCGCATTGCGCGCGCGCTGATACCGGCAATCCGTGAGGCGGGCGGCGAAGTGGTCATGGTCGGCTGCCGCGATCAGGCGCGCGGCGAGGCCTTCGCGCGCGAGTGGGACATTCCGCAGGTCGGCCGCTACGAGGACCTGCAGCACGCCGACCTGGACGCGGTCTACAACCCGCTCCCCAACGACCTGCATCTGCCGTGGTCGCGCCGGATGCTGGAGGCCGGGCGGCACGTCCTGACCGAGAAACCGATGACCCTGAACGCCACCGAGGCGGCCGAACTCGCGCGGGTGGCGGGCGAGCAGGGCCGCGTGCTGCTGGAAGCGCTGGCCTACCGCTTCGCGCCGGGTGCCCAGGAACTGGTGCGGCTGGTCCGGGCGGGCGAACTGGGCGAGATCCGGCAGGCCCAGGGGGCCTACGGCTTCACGCTGAGCAATCCGCAGGACTTCCGCTGGCATCCGGAACAGGGCGGCGGCGCGCTCTACGACGTGGGCGTGTACGTGCTGAGCCTGATGCGGCTGCTGCTCGGCGAACCGCAGGCGGCCAGCGCCCGTGCCCACTGGTCGGAGGGCGGCATCGACCTGACGCTCAGCGGGGTGCTGGACTACGGCGAACACGGGCCGCTGGCCTCCCTCAGCTGCGGGTTCGAGTGGAAGCATCACCAGTCGCTGCAATTGATCGGGAGCGAGGGCACGCTGCAGATGGACAGCCCTTACGACAACCACCCCAAGCTCAGCCGCATGACCGTCAACGGAGAGGAGCGCACCATCCCGGGGGCTAACGGCTATGCCCTGATGGTGCAGCACTTTCAGCGGGTGGCCGCAGGCGAGGAGCCGGCCCTGTACCCGCCCCAGCAGGACGCGGTGGCGCAGGCGCAGGCGCTCGACGCGCTGCTGGCGTCGGCACACCAGGGACGGCGGGTGCCGGTGGGAGAAGGCTGA